The segment GTACGCGCTGTACGACCCCTGCGTCGCGCCGTCGATCGAGCAGGTGATCCGTCTGAAGTGATGCTCCACGAGCGCGCCAAGCAGCTCTTCGCTCGCCGCGTTCAGGGTCGTCCCGTTGTCGGCCGTGAGCGCGACGCCTCGGCTCCGCGCCTCCGCCACGATCGCCGGCATCTCGGGGTTGAGGAACGGCTCGCCCAGTCCGGAGACCTCGACCTCATGAACCCATGGGTTGAGATCGAGGAGGCTCAGGAGGTCCGCAGCGCGCAGATGTCCCACCCCCACCGACTGCGCGATCTCGCCGTGCGGATTGGGACATGCGGGGCAGTGAAGGGTGCAGAGGGTCGAGGCGCTGACGTGGATGCGTCGTGGCCGGATCGTGCGGCGGACGACCGTCCCCCCCGCGGCAGGGCCCGTGTCCGCAGGCGCTCGCCTTCGCTCGGGTGCTCGAGCGTCGATGCCGCGCCCCGAGTCCATTCCATCTCCCTCCGGGAAGAGAGCCTATGGTGAATCGGCATTCCATCAGGACTGTATGCCCCTGCACATACCGGAGTCAAGCATCCACCCCACGTGCCATGCATGACGGATCAGGCGGCTGCCGTCGGGCCCAACGACAGCTCGAAGTAGTAGGCGACGAGCTCGAACGCGCCGTCCGGATCCCCGAAGGTGAACCACCCTGGGATTGCCGGAGGCTCCATCACATGAGAGGATGGGGTCATGGCACATCACGGGAGGTATCCGGCGGAGGTCCGGGAACGTGCAGTGCGGATGGTGTTCGAGCATGAGCGTGAGCACGGTTCCCGGTGGGCGACGATCAGCTCGATCGCGCCGAAGATGGGCTGCACTGCGGAGACGCTCCGGAAGTGGGTTCGCCAGGCGGAGCAGGATGCGGGTCTGCGTCCTGGCCTGACGACCGAAGAGCGGGAACGTCTCCGGGAGCTGGAGCGGGAGAACCGCGAGCTGAGGCGGGCGAACGAGATCCTGCGGAAGGCGTCGGCCTTTTTCGCACAGGCGGAGTTCGACCGCAGACAAAAGTGATGGCGCGGTTCATCGACGAACACCGGGACGCGTACGGGGTCGAGCCGATCTGCGAGGTGTTGCCGATCGCCCCGTCGACGTACTACGAGCAGAAGGCGCGACAGGCAGACCCGGAGCGGCTGCCGCAGCGTGCGAAGCGGGATGCGAGGCTGCGGGAAGGCATCCTCCGCGTGCGGGCGGCGAACTTCGAGGTCTACGGGGCGAAGAAGACGTGGCAGGAACTGAACCGCGGAGGAATCAGGGTCGCTCGGTGCACGGTGGAGCGTCTGATGCGCGGGATGGGGCTTGCAGGGGTCGTTCGAGGCCGGACGTTCAAGACCACGACGGGGGACGGTTCAGCGGTCCGGCCGCCCGACTTGGTGAACCGCGACTTCTGGGCGACGCGACCGAACGAGTTGTGGGTGGCAGATCTGACGTATGTGGCGACGTGGCGGGGGTTCGTGTACGTGGCGTTCGTGATCGACGCGTTCTCGAGGACGATCGTTGGGTGGCGGGTGTCGAGGTCGTTGCGGAGCGATCTGGCCCTGGATGCACTGGAGCAGGCGTTGTTCAGCCGTCCGGACAGGCGTGAGCTGGTCCATCACAGCGACCGTGGGACGCAGTACCTGTCGATCCGCTACACGGAGCGTCTGCGGGAGGCGGGCATCGAGCCTTCTGTGGGGAGCGTCGGGAACTCGTACGACAACGCCTTGGCCGAGTCGGTGATCGGGTTGTACAAGACGGAGGTGATCCTGCGGCGCGGGCCGTGGCGTGATCTCGAGGCGGTCGAGTTCGCGACGCTGGAGTGGGTGGACTGGTTCAACAACAGGCGGCTCTTGGGGCCGATCGGGAACATCCCGCCGGCGGAGTACGAAGAGGCGTACTACCGGAGTCAGGAAGCGCCGGCCATGGTGGCCGGACTCACATGAACGAGTCTCCGGAAAAGCCGGGGCGGTTCAGTCTCACCGGGCGCCGGGGGACCGTCAGGGCCCGGGCCGCCGCCGTTGCTGCAGCCC is part of the Candidatus Effluviviaceae Genus I sp. genome and harbors:
- a CDS encoding IS3 family transposase (programmed frameshift); protein product: MAHHGRYPAEVRERAVRMVFEHEREHGSRWATISSIAPKMGCTAETLRKWVRQAEQDAGLRPGLTTEERERLRELERENRELRRANEILRKASAFFGTGGVRPQTKVMARFIDEHRDAYGVEPICEVLPIAPSTYYEQKARQADPERLPQRAKRDARLREGILRVRAANFEVYGAKKTWQELNRGGIRVARCTVERLMRGMGLAGVVRGRTFKTTTGDGSAVRPPDLVNRDFWATRPNELWVADLTYVATWRGFVYVAFVIDAFSRTIVGWRVSRSLRSDLALDALEQALFSRPDRRELVHHSDRGTQYLSIRYTERLREAGIEPSVGSVGNSYDNALAESVIGLYKTEVILRRGPWRDLEAVEFATLEWVDWFNNRRLLGPIGNIPPAEYEEAYYRSQEAPAMVAGLT